Proteins found in one Sorghum bicolor cultivar BTx623 chromosome 1, Sorghum_bicolor_NCBIv3, whole genome shotgun sequence genomic segment:
- the LOC110431933 gene encoding thaumatin-like protein 1b has translation MARCPAHVALCSLALLLLLPAARSATFTMTNNCGYTVWPGLLSGAGTAPLSTTGFALAHGASATVDAPASWSGRMWARTLCATDAATGKFTCATGDCGSGSVQCNGGGAAPPATLAEFTLDGSGGLDFFDVSLVDGYNIPMLIVPQGAGGGGGGGNGSADSSKCMATGCLVDLNGACPADLRVMATSTTSGAGGGAVACRSACEAFGTPQYCCSGAYGNPNTCRPSTYSQFFKNACPRAYSYAYDDSTSTFTCATGITYAITFCPSTTSGKYSGENPQAAGVQPTNGSMVYLGGEQLATGAASARASQLFLLAAAAAAALAVVALL, from the exons ATGGCACGGTGCCCAGCTCATGTCGCTCTCTGCTCACTTGCTCTGCTCCTCCTGCTTCCAG CTGCGCGGTCGGCGACGTTCACGATGACCAACAACTGCGGGTACACGGTGTGGCCGGGTCTGCTGTCGGGCGCCGGCACGGCTCCGCTGTCCACGACGGGGTTCGCGCTGGCGCACGGCGCGTCGGCGACGGTGGACGCCCCCGCGAGCTGGTCGGGCCGGATGTGGGCGCGCACGCTCTGCGCGACGGACGCCGCCACCGGCAAGTTCACCTGCGCCACGGGCGACTGCGGCTCCGGCAGCGTCCAGtgcaacggcggcggcgctgctccgcCCGCCACGCTGGCGGAGTTCACCCTCGACGGCTCCGGTGGCCTCGACTTCTTCGACGTCAGCCTCGTGGACGGCTACAACATCCCGATGCTCATTGTCCCGCagggcgccggcggcggtggcggtggcggcaatGGGTCCGCTGACTCGAGCAAGTGCATGGCCACCGGCTGCCTCGTGGACCTCAATGGCGCGTGCCCGGCCGACCTGAGGGTCATGGCCACGTCGACGAcgtccggcgccggcggcggggcCGTGGCGTGCCGCAGCGCGTGCGAGGCGTTCGGGACGCCGCAGTACTGCTGCAGCGGCGCTTATGGGAATCCAAACACTTGCCGGCCATCGACGTACTCGCAGTTCTTCAAGAACGCTTGCCCGCGCGCTTACAGCTACGCCTACGACGACTCCACCTCGACGTTCACGTGCGCCACCGGCATCACCTACGCCATCACCTTCTGCCCGAGCACCACCAG CGGGAAGTACTCCGGCGAGAACCCGCAGGCCGCGGGCGTGCAGCCCACGAATGGCTCCATGGTCTACCTCGGCGGCGAGCAGCTCGCCACCGGCGCCGCCTCCGCCCGTGCGTCGCAGCTGTTCCtcctagccgccgccgccgccgccgccctcgctgtcgtcgcgctGCTCTGA